In the Archocentrus centrarchus isolate MPI-CPG fArcCen1 chromosome 19, fArcCen1, whole genome shotgun sequence genome, tgCAATAAAGTGATTGGTCGCCAGTTATCAAGAagtagtttctctttttgtggTTTAGGGATTAAAGAAAGTCCTTGAGTCACAGTAGGTGTGAGTGAACCATATTCTAGGCTTTCTAGGTATACTTTATATAGAAAATATCTCCTTTGAATATCTCTTATAAAGTTCTGCAGTTAATCAGTTTGTGCCAGGAGATTTGTTGAGATTGAATCTGTTAATAGATTCTTCAGTTTCTTTAATGGTAGTCTAGTACATACAGTGGGGACAATAAGCTTTTGATACATGCAAGTTTTGCCAACTACAAAGAATGGAGTTCTGTAATATTTATCGTAGGTACAGTTCAACTGAGAgcgacagaatctaaaaaaaaaaaaaatccagaaaatcacattgtatgatttttaaataatttcactttaaataattttcatAAGTTCGCTGCTACACAAACCCAGTGCCACTTCACTCACCTGCCCCTCCATCCTTGAATCCAGAAACAGTCAGTTTGTATCCCTCACATTCAGCATCCACCTTGATTGAAGAGTAACGAGCGAACACTTTCTTTCCTTCAAAGTCCTCCATGTCCACCAGCAGCTCACACTTTTGTTTCATTGTCAAAGACTGGATGATATCGAGACCTTcattcacacaaaacacactaGTAAACATTAAGGGTCCTGTTTCATACAGAGCTGCAGATCATTCAATAAATCACTCACCGAGCCAGTACTCTCCAGCTGGGTTACCAAAGCCCATTTTGTACTGATCCCAGGGTCTGTAGAAGTTCACCGAGCCGTCCATCCTCCTCTGGAACACCTgggggaggggaaaaaacatgTCTGACAGGAGGACATGGTTTCAGACAGCAGAGATTTGGATTTACAGCAGAGTTTAAACACTCACCGTCCAGCCGCCTCCTTCTGAGTCCATGTCACAGAACACCTGCACATAAACATCTGCCTGTTAATGTCTTAAGCTGCTTAAAGGCACATCAGCTCTAAAACCTGTACTGTACCTTTACAGCAGACCTTTCTGGGGGATAGATGGTGTACACACCGCTGGGTTGGCTGCTGTCTTGGCGGTGGATATCGCTGCAATCCAGCGGCCTGATGAGCTTTTTGCAGCTGGTCAGCAGAGgagccaggaggaggaggacaaagactgatggcagctggaacacagagGAAGCTGTTAACATGTTTAAAGTGTTTTCACAATATTCACTTCTTACCAAGCTCAACAAGCCTGTGATTTTCCCTCAAGATGCATTAtatttcttctctccccagcccttcctttttcccctgctttgctgctttagagcctctcttcacacagcttccgaactggaatttataattacgaatctggtcagctggtctctcaacgccattgttttgatcaaattttcaccatgaggagattgggggaaagAGAACCCTGTTCCCTCTTattaattgacattccagctggctacgttatggttcctgtgtggtgtggaagaggacgtgcctggccgtattgtagatggaggacacacacatttggtttattgacactgggatttctccgacctggagatacctggcttgtcatTGCAATAAGGAattctaggcagctgtctggccgtggtaag is a window encoding:
- the LOC115798325 gene encoding microfibril-associated glycoprotein 4-like, with amino-acid sequence MKLPSVFVLLLLAPLLTSCKKLIRPLDCSDIHRQDSSQPSGVYTIYPPERSAVKVFCDMDSEGGGWTVFQRRMDGSVNFYRPWDQYKMGFGNPAGEYWLGLDIIQSLTMKQKCELLVDMEDFEGKKVFARYSSIKVDAECEGYKLTVSGFKDGGAGDSLSGHNGQKFSTFDKDQDSWDNNCAKSFLGAFWYNACHVANPNGVYCWGADGTLYAVGVSWYSWKGYDYSLKVISMKIRPVL